A region of the Callithrix jacchus isolate 240 chromosome 10, calJac240_pri, whole genome shotgun sequence genome:
ctttcttctcttccagttGAGGCATGTGGCTCCCCTGAGGGACATGACGTCGCCCTCTTGGTGAGGAATGGAAGTGGTCCTTTTCTAAAAGAAGTAGGTCCACCGTTTTTCACATTTGTCATTCTCTCTGTGGTTTCAGGTGCTCCCAGGGCTGAGTCTGAAATGACTTTGGAACATTCAGTCACTGACTCAGGAGAACTGGGACTAAATTGGTTTAATGCACAGTTCCCCATTGTATCTTCCACATTATGTTTGATTTGGAAGGGAAGTGGCCCATTCCTCAATGAAGCAGCCATTATTTGACTTCCTGACTTTCTGCTATGTATGAGAAAACTGCTTGATTTTCTCGGCAAGGTACAGTAAATTGTGTCAAGCTCAGAGGCTTTGGAATTGCTTTGATTTGCTTCAACGAGGCTCCTGCAATCACTGGTGGGTACTGctctattttctgttttgcttaaCTTTTCAATACAGGATACACGatgacttatttttccttttccccttctggTCCTAAAAGGAGAGTGTGAATGGCATTTGACAACATCGGCCACTTCATCATGTGCAGGCACATGACTATCATTTCTCTCTTGGCTTTCTGAGTGACTTAGGACAAACTGattattttggtctttttcttctctttctcccagtGATGGATCTTTGTCTGAAGGACTTCTCCTGGAGAACACTGTAGTAGATGGAACCACAGGAGCATCAAGGGAAGAATTATTGGAGGGTGAGGAATCTGGTATTGCAGTTGTTGATAGAGCTGAAGAATCACACGAGGTCTTGTGGCCAGCAGCCAACTCGCCACAGTTGGTAGAATGAATTGCAGGACATTGTTCTCCCTCAGTGTCTAAAATAACAGGCTTTTCTAGAGATTGTGCATTTTGAGTGTCAGTCGGTGCAGAGCTCCAGTGGTTGTCTGTAATAATGCCTGAAATATCTTCATTAGTTACAGTTAATTCCTGGTGACAACCTTGGTCTGGCCTGGGGAGAGACGGTGGTGTTCTGTGTTCCTGAATGAAAGGAAGGGAAGCTGTCGAGCCAAGTTTTCCGTTCCCGTTAAACCTCTTATCGTGTTTAATGTCATTGGATTTCTCTTTATACGATATATACGTTTTGGAGGTATCTTTCCGGGAAAGGACTCTGGGTGACTTTTTTGAACTTGCTGTGGTAGATGCATTAAAATCAAACCTGTTGCCCTTGGCTGAGTCCTGGGAGAAGGGATTTTGAAAATCAGGTAAAGGGTTTGAGATCCCTGTCTGTGAAACAGGTTGGGGTATTTCACCTGCCTTCTTTGTCTGGTCCATCTTGCTTAgctgtctgtcttcttttgagataaaTTCATTTAAGTCATTCTCACTGTTTACTTCTGTGATATTGAGCTGGCTTTTGGCAAGAGGCAGAGAGTCAGTTGAATTGCTGCCGGTCGTAGTGACTTCTGCATggcctctcattggatgagaggCAGGCTTATTAAGAACAATTTTCGGCAAAGTGCCCGTGGGATTCTGCAAGTTGGAACTCTGAGAATTCCTTCTGTCATCAGAAATCTGGGAAAAGGACGTTTTGAATGAGGGTGCTAGAGTCTGAGCAATTCCAAATGAGGAAGCTTCTTTGTTTATATGCACTTCTACAGGAGAACTGTTCTCCTGTTGACTTACCAACTCACCAGACTCGATGTGACAGCTTGAACCAGTCATGGAGCAAACATTTGGCATGCCAAAATGAGTAGTCAACTGGCTCTCATTACCATGTGATACCTCCATCCTCTCCAGTGTGGATGTCTGAAAATCAAACTGCCAGGGAGGTGGCTCTTCTTGGCCTCTGGAAACATCTGTTCCATAACCAGAAGAAAATGATTCCCAGTGTTCAGAAGAAACACTATGGCTGTGAATAGCCGATGCACTATTTGCTTCCATGGAAATCATTTCAAAGTCTCTGTCAGAAGAACTGAATGAATTCCTGCTTCGATGAAAGTCAGACCAGGAagaatgtcctttctgttgaccCCCAAAAGGACTTTGTCCAAATCTCCTGTGTTCTCTGCTTTGTCCAAAGGTACTGCTGAAGAAAGATCTGGCAAATGGGTTGTTTTGATGGTAGAATGGCATATTCTCGGAGTTCTCAAAAGTGTCGGGACTCATTGCATTCTCCAAGGGGGCATTTAAACTAACACGGTGATAAACGTTCTGTGAATGGTATGATTCATAGCTCCGACTCTCCTGAAAATACCTGGGATACCCATACTTGTCAGCAGGGTCAATTTCCATTGGTGATGGTGCCCTCAGGAACTCTGCCTGGTTCTGCCTATCTCTAGAGAAATCCGATCTGTTCCATATGATGGATGATAAAGGAGTTCTCTTTGGACTCTGCCGGTGCCTTAGTGGTACAAACACACTCTTGTTCTGAGTTGTGGCTGGAAAATGTAAGCTTCTTGCTGTGAAATGCCCTGTGGCTGGTAAGGCCGACCGTTGCCTACTGTCAAAACACAGCGAAGTACTCCCAAAAGTATTCTTTTGCACATGATCTTCTTTAAAGGCTCTGGGCTCCCTTGTCCTATACATATCATAAATTGTCCTTGTCCTAGGAGAAAAGGTTTTAAAACCTTCCCTAGGAGTTCCTGGTCTTAGGATGTCATAGATAGACATATTGGAAGTGTCATTATAGTGTTTTTTGTGCCTTTCTGTGATATTACCACGTCTGTTCCCGCTGGAGTAAAAATGACTAAACTGTGTTCTTGATCCATAGTTGAGGGGCGTTCTGGGGTTCACTGAGCCTGCAGACTGTTCCTGAGCCAATGTGCTATCCAAGTCATCTAAAACTGAAAAGAGAACGTGAATCAACTTTTCTGTATATGTTTTCACAGTTTAGTAATGATTTGAATTATTGAAGGCTCCGTTTTAAGAAACataatcatttataattttttaatcataTCAAAAACGTAATTTTCATTATCTTTCTAAGATAGACTGACTTTTACAAGAATATAGTGAAAATTTCTTTCCTACTTTTTCAAATcacattttttcaaagtaaacCTTCCATAATTCCTTAAGACAATAGAactatatttttctaacaatgaATTTTAATCATGGTTTCTTTTAGTGCATCAAAAATGTACTGAGTTTTTCCAAGATATGGGCTAGTaatcaaaaagaatgaataatgCAGACATTGCATGATTAGATAATTGTTGGTATTATTAAgccttgtctttctgtttctttcctgtcACTAGGTTGCTACAATATTTCCACCTGTGTATACCTCCTGGGGTCATAATAGACATGAGCCTCTTACAGAGCATATGATTTCTGTGTTGTACTGTTAAGAAAACAGCCtttttggccaggcaaggtggatcaagcctataattccagcactttgggaggtcgaggtgggcagatcacctgaggtcaagagttcgagaccagcctggccaacacggtgaaaccctgtctctactataaatacaaaaattagccaggcgtggtggtgcacacctgtaatccccgctactcaggaggctgaggcaggagaactacttgaacctgggaggttgtagtgagctgagatcgtgcaattgcactccagcctaagtgacagagtaagactctatatcaaaaataaggaaacagtATTTCCACTAAAAGTTTACACCTAATTTATGAACATACTTAGTTAGATGGATTTGAGCagtatatataattaaaagtgctatataatattattaaataatatgccaatgttagattttttttctggaaaaattaatatccatTAATATGCCTATAAGACAGCACTTTCTCTGTGTCAGGCAGAATCCTAAACACttaatatattaattcattaaatcCTCACGCAACCTGAGAAGGTTGGTCCTATTACTCTTCTTATTCTataatgaggaaacagaagcaagAAGAAATTAAGTAAATTGCTAAGATCACACAGCACTGGGATTGGAACCCAGACGGTCTGTTTCCTGAGTCCATGCATGCAACCACTGTGCAATGCAGCCTCTTTGTCGTAAGagctcactttttattttctgctctttATGGACTATACAGATGATTTTACTATGAGATgagctgatggttttacaaagacATGAAGTTGCTATTGTCAGATAATTATTACTTTTCTCTCAGTAGCAAACTCAGGGGATGGTGTCAAAGCCAGTGACCAGGGACCTCTTTATGATAACTGAAGACCTGGACCAAGCCCAGACCCAGGGCTCATGCTCTCTAGGACCACAGCCTCTGTGATCTCAGACAAACCACAACATTCTTTTGGGGACACAGTtggtttttctttgaattttattaatttaattgtaTGTGACATCTTTTCCTCAATTAAAACCCATTAGACTTTGAATAGAATCATAATCCTTTGAGGTTTGTAGACTCTTTAAGACCCACTCTATAGTAGTATAATTTACCATATTTATGTTCAATAAGTATGAATAAATTACAGATTTGATTTTACCTGTATAATGACAAGGAAAGTAAGTGTCTGAGCATACATAGGTGAAATGTACGTGCAACATGCCAATTATGTTAGCGCAGCTGctaaagggatttttaaaaatctgttgtgGATTTTCCCTACCCTATTTTAACTGCAAGTTGGTGCTATTAAGTTTGTACAGCCAAAAGAAAAACTGATCTTGAACATTAAGGATATGTAATTAAGGAATCCTTTAGGGAATAATCTGCCaatgttttcataaaaatatttatttaccccTCCTAGGGCCTGAAGTCATTTGTTCCCTATGgccacaataaaataattaagcaaTGCTGTAGTATAAGGTggggcaaaaacaaaacaaaacaaagccgcataatgaataaaaatctatCTTTAAAACAAATCATAATGAAAATCTCTTTGATAGCCATTCTCCCTTTCAAGCtgtttatgttttcctttccCCTTAAAGCCGTGGCTGACCACAAGAGCAAAATGTAGTTagaacagaaaatacagaaaggtaTAACAAAATAGGTCAAATCACCAGGAATTCCACCTAGAGGTAACCACTCTTAACATCTCCATGACAGGATTTTAAATTAAAGCCACTTCGAGTCCCAGATTAACAATGCTGTTTTACTCACCACTCCTGAGGTCAGAAACATTCCTGTTCTGCTTCTCtactttattttcagaaaggccacattattattattatcattttcattccATAAACAGTAGCTCTCCTTTTCCAACAAAACCTTATTTTGGATCAGTGATTTTCCTCTGGTCTCTGCCAGGAAGCATCTTACTGAAGAAAGCCCCGAGGTTGACCGTCCTGCTGACGGTCTCTCCCCGACTGCTGTCCCACAGGATAAGAGCCAGGCGATGGCATTGCCTTTGCAAGTTAAACTTAGTTCCTCAAGGTGAAGCTGGTGATAACTTCAGAGTTAACTTTTCAAATGGCTGGGCTTATACAGAATAACCTTTGTACAAGTGAACTATCATCAGATAATGATAAGATACATGTGCATTTGGAATGCCACTGCTTTTGGAACCTGTTTCAGTTTTTACTGTTGTGCAAGGTTAATTGTTTAGTGACAATTAGATTTTGTCACAGGGCATTTGGGTCCTAATCTGGGACAATAAAAGTCTCTATTAAACAGTAAACTTTGTAGATGCGTTTCCTAAAGATGTATTTCCTTTTTACCTGaggttaaatatttgtttatttatttttctgagatggagtcttgctctgtcgcctaggctgcagtgcagtggtgtgatctaggctcactgcaacctctgccttctgggttcaagtaattctcttgcctcagcctcccaagtagctgggattacaggcacatgccaccatacccagctaatttttatttttaggtagtgatgggggtttcaccaagttggccaggctggtctcgaactcctgacccctgaggttaaatattaaacattattacTATTCCATATATTTATTGGTCCTTGATTTGAGAATATTTGCTTAGATTATATTTAATCATAAGGTTCTTAATACTTGTGTTAATAACATATATCAGCATCGTCTTCAAATAAGCGAAACAAGaggacttaaaaaataaagtacagcATTTGATACGTTGTGAGTCCTTTAATACAAACTGGTTATTGTTTGCTTCCTTTAGTACCAGTTGTTGCAAAGGCAATTTAATGGACGAACTTACCTTGGAAAAACTCATTCTCCAGCAGTGAAGTGTCCCATGGTGGAGGCATGCCACTCTCCTCCCTCATGACTGCTGGCTTGGGGACAAATGCACTGTGGACTAGTTGATTTTCCAGGggtgaattgtatatttttgcctGCTAATTTTAAAGTAGAGAACAATATTATTTCTGAGCCTTCACCAGTCAAAATACTCACACATTCCCACAAAATGTCCCACGCTTAAAAGTTTTAGTCTACACACTACAAatccatttttctattatttatttctcaatttatAATGTGTTGTTTTTGCCATTTGAACTTCTCTATACCTACTTTAATTCTTCCAATGATGAGTCTTTCAGGCAAGGTACTGAGCCTCTTTCTGCCAAAGTTTCCTACAAACTTACATAGTGCTGTCACAGGTGTTTGAATCAGAGCAACTCCAGCtcgaataggggctgggtaagaTAAGGCCGAGacttactgggctgcattcccagctggttaaggcattctaagtcacaggatgagatggaAGGTCAGCCCAaggtacaggtcacaaagaccttgctgatataAACAGGTTGCAataaagaagccagctaaaacctACCAATACCAAGATGgcgacaagagtgacctctggtcatcctcactgttccaccagcaccatgacagtttacaaatgccaaggTCAGGAAATTATCCTATatagtctaaaaaggggaggcataagtaatccaccccttgtttagcatatcatcatgAAATAACCATAGCAacgggcaaccagcagccctcaggggcTGCTCCGTCTATAAAGTGGCcattcttttgttcctttactttctaaataaacttgcttttgctttacgaactcgccctgaattctttctcatgagagatccaagaaccctctatTGGAATCTGGATCTGAACTTTTGTCGGGTAACATCCTCTTGTCAACTACAGACAGGACCATACTTAGGAAACTCCCGAACCAAAGACTAACTTCGGGTAAGTGGTGGGGTGTGGTAACAGCACTACACAGATCTTAGCGGGGCACTcctgggagagaggaaagaagtggACCTCTCTTGAGTTTGGAGTGCTGCTCCATGGCTCCAATGGCTTGGATTTTAGATTTCCTAGCATTGTACCCAGTTATCGAGAGCCTGTTGGCTAGAACTCACAGTGGACCTTCAGATTCGCGAACTTGAccgcgtgcagtggctcacacctgtaatcccaacactttgggaggccgaggtgggcagattacttgaggtccagagttccagaccaccctggctaacaaggtgaaatcctgtctctactaaaaatacaaaaattagctagatgtggtggccggtgcctgtaatcccagctaccctggaggctgaggcaggagaaccgcttaaactcaggagacgcaggttgcagtgagccaagatctggccactgcactctggcctaggtgacagagcaagagtctgtcttgggaaaaaaaaattatatgtgtgtgtgtgtgtgtgtgtgtgtacatatatatatataaattagctggacatggtggcagatgcttgtaatctcagctactcaggaagctgaggcaggagaatcacttgaacccagggagatggaggctgttGTGAGCTAAGatagcacctctgcactccaggctgggagacagagcaagactccgtctcgaaaaaaaaaaattgtgaaccTGACGGATTTAGGGAGAAAAATGCGTTTCTATCAGAGGTCATCTAGAATAGGGGTCCCTGACCCCTGGGTCATGTACTGGGTACtgatctgtggcctgttaggaatcaGGCTGCACAGTGTGGGGTGAGGGGTGAACATTACTGCCTAAGTTCTGCCTCCAGTCAGGTCAGCCCAGGGATTAGATTCTCAAAGAAGCATGAACCAAtgagttctaaatttctcttcaaaggaTCAggatgtcagtatgttcagttctgtgtcctccattttaaagtttaaattccttgtagtttcagtaaacaaccttttctgccagttctaatcagtagttcacatctttTTCCCTGGTCCCCTGCTctgtcctgactcatcccaggcacctgctccagtcacccgctttgacctgagtcaccccTGGTTACCTGCCCTTAaccatccttcctgccaaactacctACCCTTCCACTCTGGCTGGTACCCCTGctttctttaaaatagccaattggaattAGCCTAGACTGTGTAGTGTAACCCTAGCCAGTAGGGGAATggcacagcagtaggggctacctcTGTCAGGAATAAGTTCCCTTCCCCTCTGAGTCCAGGTGTGCACTCGCCATTGTTCCATTTGTGAGCTGCACCCTTCTaaagaagtaaattgccttgctgagaaaatttatattcgagtgctacttcttttgcggCATTGAAAGTTTACATATCACACTACTGTGAATTGCACATGCCAGGGATCTAGGTCGTGTTCTTCTTATGAGAATCCAGCTAATGCCTGATTATcagaggtggaacagtttcattcccAAACCACCCCCTTCAGTGAAAAAGTTGTTTTTCAGAACGtgggtccctggtgccaaaaaggctggggactgctgGTCTGGAATGGTAGAATCCCTCAGGCTGTCGTAAGGAGCTGACTTGGTAGTTCTGAAACAAAGGCATTCAAGAATATGACTGTATAAATAACCAATGACGTAAATAAATCTATTGCTAATTTTTCAGTGAAAGGATTTAAGAGAATGACATAAAACTAAATTTGTTTgcctctattatttattttattttattttacttttttaagacagagtctcactctgttgcccaagccagagtgtggtggtgtgatctcagctcactgcaacctccacctccctggtttgagaattcccctgcctcagcctcctgagtagctgggattacgggcatgtgccaccacatccagctacttctcttgtatttttagtagagacagagtttcaccatgttgactagactggcctcgaactccagatctcaggcAATACCCCTGGCTAggaattcccaaagtgctgggat
Encoded here:
- the EXPH5 gene encoding exophilin-5 isoform X6, which encodes MLKQPLTYRLRKEMAKNDPIELPTSRSKNLTNQKKPTSVSSRMSFRSSFASLFSFRKSGKETSKLPSLGQKGCDGHAGPPAPVRGAAVAKIYNSPLENQLVHSAFVPKPAVMREESGMPPPWDTSLLENEFFQVLDDLDSTLAQEQSAGSVNPRTPLNYGSRTQFSHFYSSGNRRGNITERHKKHYNDTSNMSIYDILRPGTPREGFKTFSPRTRTIYDMYRTREPRAFKEDHVQKNTFGSTSLCFDSRQRSALPATGHFTARSLHFPATTQNKSVFVPLRHRQSPKRTPLSSIIWNRSDFSRDRQNQAEFLRAPSPMEIDPADKYGYPRYFQESRSYESYHSQNVYHRVSLNAPLENAMSPDTFENSENMPFYHQNNPFARSFFSSTFGQSREHRRFGQSPFGGQQKGHSSWSDFHRSRNSFSSSDRDFEMISMEANSASAIHSHSVSSEHWESFSSGYGTDVSRGQEEPPPWQFDFQTSTLERMEVSHGNESQLTTHFGMPNVCSMTGSSCHIESGELVSQQENSSPVEVHINKEASSFGIAQTLAPSFKTSFSQISDDRRNSQSSNLQNPTGTLPKIVLNKPASHPMRGHAEVTTTGSNSTDSLPLAKSQLNITEVNSENDLNEFISKEDRQLSKMDQTKKAGEIPQPVSQTGISNPLPDFQNPFSQDSAKGNRFDFNASTTASSKKSPRVLSRKDTSKTYISYKEKSNDIKHDKRFNGNGKLGSTASLPFIQEHRTPPSLPRPDQGCHQELTVTNEDISGIITDNHWSSAPTDTQNAQSLEKPVILDTEGEQCPAIHSTNCGELAAGHKTSCDSSALSTTAIPDSSPSNNSSLDAPVVPSTTVFSRRSPSDKDPSLGEREEKDQNNQFVLSHSESQERNDSHVPAHDEVADVVKCHSHSPFRTRRGKGKISHRVSCIEKLSKTENRAVPTSDCRSLVEANQSNSKASELDTIYCTLPRKSSSFLIHSRKSGSQIMAASLRNGPLPFQIKHNVEDTMGNCALNQFSPSSPESVTECSKVISDSALGAPETTERMTNVKNGGPTSFRKGPLPFLTKRATSCPSGEPHASTGREEREKTLASGTDASELTPRLRERIICPVESDSSVRDCSLTKRRHQKENFQECTEKEGKMAASRRSVFALSNEDPLPFRSDLSGKEREKTLHKVKTTSMFSVSGDEDNVKCLEVVSIYYTLPRKPSKKFCNLLQQYTQNTDSLIDSPQVETETFPNALENDAQNYSRREQPGTPSCEDLKMSVNSDQSLTTENMAAFRLPNRGLLEPALQEMASTEAAVSLPKEEAKVREIFSDDLAKTPLEDSGNKKEGGKKLQSETLPTLLTFQGKNVSEERSENCQQSINSSDGGPSSLPALSENNIGSSQTRRSSWECTGSGRAIPFTGSGKCPQEDHIATAVGDGSNGSQPRGGRGDIETNRQKTTNETLSHSESQVFALTPALHKLRLGEETRSEEPDSGNLQSGPRELPQRSQKANMAESRKAEDEMQLAWAQPSLPEGSNKNKTTLEDLVKGENRCSGKHRLAAMSKASRKFPANDVSPRRHVATIFPKGRSRSGSDHLPVGTVECNPLFPEPTPKSAESRGESGLSEDGMPMEKSEKPLPTPVLPDRETSTHASNQKPSSISQRHQNEFNNVPESQPQHENSKDVTVAQNLERESGAPSPLTFTSLREAEFSDDQRRLNPPFPLEPAQKSGVSIPLASFPQQQTSVSSLEWELEPHIYRSKSLKSINVHGNLLRKSHPPKVRERHFSESTSVDNALSRLTLGNEFSVNSGYSRRFKSFSELPSSDGNESWTFRSRTKAGPKSATSICRPIDYGIFGKEQQLAFLENVKRSLTQGRLWKPSFLKNPGFLKDDSMNPPNPSESLSSNSPSSQMPEDGLSPSEPLNIYEDDPVDSDCDTDTTTDDEYYLDEKDKESEL
- the EXPH5 gene encoding exophilin-5 isoform X5 — encoded protein: MLKQPLTYRLRKEMAKNDPIELPTSRSKNLTNQKKPTSVSSRMSFRSSFASLFSFRKSGKETSKLPSLGQKGCDGHAGPPAPVRGAAVQAKIYNSPLENQLVHSAFVPKPAVMREESGMPPPWDTSLLENEFFQVLDDLDSTLAQEQSAGSVNPRTPLNYGSRTQFSHFYSSGNRRGNITERHKKHYNDTSNMSIYDILRPGTPREGFKTFSPRTRTIYDMYRTREPRAFKEDHVQKNTFGSTSLCFDSRQRSALPATGHFTARSLHFPATTQNKSVFVPLRHRQSPKRTPLSSIIWNRSDFSRDRQNQAEFLRAPSPMEIDPADKYGYPRYFQESRSYESYHSQNVYHRVSLNAPLENAMSPDTFENSENMPFYHQNNPFARSFFSSTFGQSREHRRFGQSPFGGQQKGHSSWSDFHRSRNSFSSSDRDFEMISMEANSASAIHSHSVSSEHWESFSSGYGTDVSRGQEEPPPWQFDFQTSTLERMEVSHGNESQLTTHFGMPNVCSMTGSSCHIESGELVSQQENSSPVEVHINKEASSFGIAQTLAPSFKTSFSQISDDRRNSQSSNLQNPTGTLPKIVLNKPASHPMRGHAEVTTTGSNSTDSLPLAKSQLNITEVNSENDLNEFISKEDRQLSKMDQTKKAGEIPQPVSQTGISNPLPDFQNPFSQDSAKGNRFDFNASTTASSKKSPRVLSRKDTSKTYISYKEKSNDIKHDKRFNGNGKLGSTASLPFIQEHRTPPSLPRPDQGCHQELTVTNEDISGIITDNHWSSAPTDTQNAQSLEKPVILDTEGEQCPAIHSTNCGELAAGHKTSCDSSALSTTAIPDSSPSNNSSLDAPVVPSTTVFSRRSPSDKDPSLGEREEKDQNNQFVLSHSESQERNDSHVPAHDEVADVVKCHSHSPFRTRRGKGKISHRVSCIEKLSKTENRAVPTSDCRSLVEANQSNSKASELDTIYCTLPRKSSSFLIHSRKSGSQIMAASLRNGPLPFQIKHNVEDTMGNCALNQFSPSSPESVTECSKVISDSALGAPETTERMTNVKNGGPTSFRKGPLPFLTKRATSCPSGEPHASTGREEREKTLASGTDASELTPRLRERIICPVESDSSVRDCSLTKRRHQKENFQECTEKEGKMAASRRSVFALSNEDPLPFRSDLSGKEREKTLHKVKTTSMFSVSGDEDNVKCLEVVSIYYTLPRKPSKKFCNLLQQYTQNTDSLIDSPQVETETFPNALENDAQNYSRREQPGTPSCEDLKMSVNSDQSLTTENMAAFRLPNRGLLEPALQEMASTEAAVSLPKEEAKVREIFSDDLAKTPLEDSGNKKEGGKKLQSETLPTLLTFQGKNVSEERSENCQQSINSSDGGPSSLPALSENNIGSSQTRRSSWECTGSGRAIPFTGSGKCPQEDHIATAVGDGSNGSQPRGGRGDIETNRQKTTNETLSHSESQVFALTPALHKLRLGEETRSEEPDSGNLQSGPRELPQRSQKANMAESRKAEDEMQLAWAQPSLPEGSNKNKTTLEDLVKGENRCSGKHRLAAMSKASRKFPANDVSPRRHVATIFPKGRSRSGSDHLPVGTVECNPLFPEPTPKSAESRGESGLSEDGMPMEKSEKPLPTPVLPDRETSTHASNQKPSSISQRHQNEFNNVPESQPQHENSKDVTVAQNLERESGAPSPLTFTSLREAEFSDDQRRLNPPFPLEPAQKSGVSIPLASFPQQQTSVSSLEWELEPHIYRSKSLKSINVHGNLLRKSHPPKVRERHFSESTSVDNALSRLTLGNEFSVNSGYSRRFKSFSELPSSDGNESWTFRSRTKAGPKSATSICRPIDYGIFGKEQQLAFLENVKRSLTQGRLWKPSFLKNPGFLKDDSMNPPNPSESLSSNSPSSQMPEDGLSPSEPLNIYEDDPVDSDCDTDTTTDDEYYLDEKDKESEL
- the EXPH5 gene encoding exophilin-5 isoform X4 is translated as MLKQPLTYRLRKEMAKNDPIELPTSRSKNLTNQKKPTSVSSRMSFRSSFASLFSFRKSGKETSKLPSLGQKGCDGHAGPPAPVRGAAVVSDQQAKIYNSPLENQLVHSAFVPKPAVMREESGMPPPWDTSLLENEFFQVLDDLDSTLAQEQSAGSVNPRTPLNYGSRTQFSHFYSSGNRRGNITERHKKHYNDTSNMSIYDILRPGTPREGFKTFSPRTRTIYDMYRTREPRAFKEDHVQKNTFGSTSLCFDSRQRSALPATGHFTARSLHFPATTQNKSVFVPLRHRQSPKRTPLSSIIWNRSDFSRDRQNQAEFLRAPSPMEIDPADKYGYPRYFQESRSYESYHSQNVYHRVSLNAPLENAMSPDTFENSENMPFYHQNNPFARSFFSSTFGQSREHRRFGQSPFGGQQKGHSSWSDFHRSRNSFSSSDRDFEMISMEANSASAIHSHSVSSEHWESFSSGYGTDVSRGQEEPPPWQFDFQTSTLERMEVSHGNESQLTTHFGMPNVCSMTGSSCHIESGELVSQQENSSPVEVHINKEASSFGIAQTLAPSFKTSFSQISDDRRNSQSSNLQNPTGTLPKIVLNKPASHPMRGHAEVTTTGSNSTDSLPLAKSQLNITEVNSENDLNEFISKEDRQLSKMDQTKKAGEIPQPVSQTGISNPLPDFQNPFSQDSAKGNRFDFNASTTASSKKSPRVLSRKDTSKTYISYKEKSNDIKHDKRFNGNGKLGSTASLPFIQEHRTPPSLPRPDQGCHQELTVTNEDISGIITDNHWSSAPTDTQNAQSLEKPVILDTEGEQCPAIHSTNCGELAAGHKTSCDSSALSTTAIPDSSPSNNSSLDAPVVPSTTVFSRRSPSDKDPSLGEREEKDQNNQFVLSHSESQERNDSHVPAHDEVADVVKCHSHSPFRTRRGKGKISHRVSCIEKLSKTENRAVPTSDCRSLVEANQSNSKASELDTIYCTLPRKSSSFLIHSRKSGSQIMAASLRNGPLPFQIKHNVEDTMGNCALNQFSPSSPESVTECSKVISDSALGAPETTERMTNVKNGGPTSFRKGPLPFLTKRATSCPSGEPHASTGREEREKTLASGTDASELTPRLRERIICPVESDSSVRDCSLTKRRHQKENFQECTEKEGKMAASRRSVFALSNEDPLPFRSDLSGKEREKTLHKVKTTSMFSVSGDEDNVKCLEVVSIYYTLPRKPSKKFCNLLQQYTQNTDSLIDSPQVETETFPNALENDAQNYSRREQPGTPSCEDLKMSVNSDQSLTTENMAAFRLPNRGLLEPALQEMASTEAAVSLPKEEAKVREIFSDDLAKTPLEDSGNKKEGGKKLQSETLPTLLTFQGKNVSEERSENCQQSINSSDGGPSSLPALSENNIGSSQTRRSSWECTGSGRAIPFTGSGKCPQEDHIATAVGDGSNGSQPRGGRGDIETNRQKTTNETLSHSESQVFALTPALHKLRLGEETRSEEPDSGNLQSGPRELPQRSQKANMAESRKAEDEMQLAWAQPSLPEGSNKNKTTLEDLVKGENRCSGKHRLAAMSKASRKFPANDVSPRRHVATIFPKGRSRSGSDHLPVGTVECNPLFPEPTPKSAESRGESGLSEDGMPMEKSEKPLPTPVLPDRETSTHASNQKPSSISQRHQNEFNNVPESQPQHENSKDVTVAQNLERESGAPSPLTFTSLREAEFSDDQRRLNPPFPLEPAQKSGVSIPLASFPQQQTSVSSLEWELEPHIYRSKSLKSINVHGNLLRKSHPPKVRERHFSESTSVDNALSRLTLGNEFSVNSGYSRRFKSFSELPSSDGNESWTFRSRTKAGPKSATSICRPIDYGIFGKEQQLAFLENVKRSLTQGRLWKPSFLKNPGFLKDDSMNPPNPSESLSSNSPSSQMPEDGLSPSEPLNIYEDDPVDSDCDTDTTTDDEYYLDEKDKESEL